In Nicotiana tabacum cultivar K326 chromosome 11, ASM71507v2, whole genome shotgun sequence, a single window of DNA contains:
- the LOC142165715 gene encoding auxin-responsive protein SAUR21-like: MGIKMTPFIQANRILRRSSTCGGVPKGHCAVYVGESQKKRFVVPISYLSQPLFQDLLAQAEEEFGFDHPMGGLTIPIKEDVFVDLTSRLRRS, from the coding sequence ATGGGTATTAAAATGACTCCATTTATTCAGGCTAATCGAATCCTAAGGAGGTCTTCAACATGTGGAGGTGTTCCAAAAGGACATTGTGCAGTATATGTAGGAGAGAGCCAGAAGAAACGATTCGTCGTGCCAATATCATACCTGAGCCAGCCTTTATTCCAAGACTTGTTAGCTCAAGCTGAAGAAGAGTTTGGCTTTGATCATCCAATGGGCGGTCTCACAATACCTATCAAAGAGGATGTGTTCGTTGATCTCACTTCCCGCTTGAGGAGATCATGA
- the LOC107793623 gene encoding auxin-responsive protein SAUR68-like, protein MDIFHHQVKALSIQPSKVSKFLVYFLASKLSRKRKMERKTMVSTRKLIKMARKWQKFAVKQRKRISLPRNGSDADSCSTSSSSIARKGHFVVYTIDQRLFVIPLAYLETEVIRQLLSMSEEEFGLPSGGPITLPCDSAFMDYIMSLIKKGVTAGDLHKALLLSIPSCCCSTSSFHQESGNQQILVY, encoded by the coding sequence ATGGACATTTTTCATCATCAAGTAAAAGCATTATCTATTCAGCCATCAAAAGTTTCTAAATTTCTTGTTTACTTTCTTGCTTCCAaactttcaagaaaaagaaaaatggaaagaaagacAATGGTCAGTACTAGGAAGCTCATCAAAATGGCAAGGAAATGGCAAAAGTTCGCGGTCAAGCAGAGGAAGCGGATTTCACTTCCAAGAAATGGTAGTGATGCAGACAGTTGTAGTACATCATCATCCTCTATTGCCAGAAAAGGCCATTTTGTAGTCTATACAATTGATCAAAGGCTTTTTGTCATTCCCTTGGCTTACCTTGAAACTGAGGTCATTAGGCAACTTTTAAGCATGTCCGAAGAAGAGTTTGGACTACCAAGTGGTGGTCCTATAACATTACCCTGTGATTCGGCATTCATGGACTACATCATGTCACTGATCAAGAAAGGTGTAACTGCTGGAGATCTTCACAAAGCATTGCTCCTCTCAATTCCTTCATGTTGCTGCTCAACTTCTTCCTTTCACCAAGAAAGTGGAAATCAACAGATTCTCGTTTATTGA
- the LOC107811041 gene encoding auxin-responsive protein SAUR21-like codes for MGIKVTPFIQATRTLRRSSTGGVPKGHCTVYVGESQKKRFVEPISYLSQPLFQDLLAQAEDEFGFDHPMGGLTISCKEDVFIDLTSRLRRL; via the coding sequence ATGGGTATCAAAGTGACTCCATTTATTCAGGCTACTCGAACCCTAAGGAGGTCTTCAACCGGAGGTGTTCCAAAAGGGCATTGCACAGTATATGTAGGAGAGAGCCAGAAGAAGCGATTCGTTGAGCCAATATCATACCTGAGCCAGCCTTTATTTCAAGACTTGTTAGCTCAAGCTGAGGATGAGTTTGGATTTGATCATCCAATGGGCGGTCTCACAATATCTTGCAAAGAGGATGTGTTCATTGATCTCACCTCCCGCTTGAGGAGATTATGA
- the LOC107767087 gene encoding auxin-responsive protein SAUR68-like, with the protein MARRWQNFAAKQRKRISLPRSSYNDAESCSTSSSIVGKGHFVVYTTDQKRFVVPLAYLQHEIIRELLHMSEEEFGLPSDGPITLPCDALFLNYIISLIRRGVTVDLQNALLVSVASTRCSSASYLQEPSHRQFLVC; encoded by the coding sequence ATGGCAAGGAGATGGCAGAACTTTGCAGCTAAGCAAAGGAAGAGGATTTCTTTACCAAGATCAAGTTACAATGATGCAGAAAGCTGTAGCACATCATCTTCTATAGTTGGCAAAGGGCATTTTGTGGTCTATACAACTGATCAGAAGCGATTTGTGGTTCCTTTGGCTTATCTTCAACACGAGATAATCAGAGAACTATTGCACATGTCTGAAGAAGAGTTTGGACTTCCAAGTGATGGCCCTATTACTTTACCATGTGATGCCTTATTCTTGAATTACATCATATCACTCATCAGAAGAGGTGTAACTGTAGATCTTCAGAATGCTTTGCTTGTATCAGTCGCTTCCACTCGATGCTCATCAGCTTCATACCTTCAAGAACCAAGTCACCGACAATTCCTAGTTTGTTGA